Proteins encoded by one window of Salmo trutta chromosome 17, fSalTru1.1, whole genome shotgun sequence:
- the LOC115151470 gene encoding bcl-2-related ovarian killer protein homolog A: MEMLRRSSVFAAEVMEVFDRSPTDKELVSQAKALCRDFIHSRLNRTGIGWSKPEHQLSASGGTLGEISSVLMWLGDELEFLRPNIYRNVARQLNITVASESVVSDAFLAVAAEIFSTGITWGKVVSLYTVAGALAVDCVRHGHPAMVHTIVDCMGEFVRKSLVSWLKRRGGWADITKCVVNTDPSFRSHWLVSATCACGHYLKAMVFYLLRDK; this comes from the exons ATGGAGATGTTGCGTCGCTCCTCAGTATTCGCGGCAGAAGTGATGGAAGTATTTGACCGATCCCCCACAGACAAGGAGCTGGTGTCGCAGGCGAAGGCGTTATGCAGGGATTTTATCCATTCCAGACTGAATAGGACCGGGATTGGGTGGTCGAAGCCCGAGCATCAGTTGTCGGCATCAGGTGGGACTCTTGGAGAGATCTCCTCTGTCCTCATGTGGTTAG GTGATGAGTTGGAGTTCCTGCGGCCCAACATCTACCGTAACGTAGCTCGTCAGCTGAACATCACCGTAGCGTCTGAGAGTGTGGTGTCTGATGCCTTCCTGGCTGTGGCTGCAGAGATCTTCTCCACCG GTATAACGTGGGGGAAGGTGGTGTCCCTGTATACGGTAGCCGGTGCCCTGGCGGTGGACTGCGTGAGGCATGGTCACCCAGCCATGGTCCACACCATCGTAGACTGCATGGGGGAGTTTGTCCGCAAGAGCCTGGTTTCCTggttgaagaggagaggaggatgg gctgatatcacaaagtgcgtGGTGAACACGGACCCCAGCTTCCGCTCCCATTGGTTGGTGTCTGCTACCTGCGCCTGTGGACATTACCTGAAGGCCATGGTGTTTTACCTACTCCGGGACAAGTGA